One region of Bacillota bacterium genomic DNA includes:
- a CDS encoding tetratricopeptide repeat protein encodes MSFHSVRRPVLAAGGLLFAVVVAAGAVLVRAQAEPLPSAPAAARRWIDSALEDLARGRTEAAAGKLRLARWTAPADPEATILLAWVHAAREEWQEARSLLGAVDVESLPPSWRAAALGVVGMAHQALGEAARAAQAYGQLLESDPTAALAHEGLGKLAMDAASDSRTAAELRSSWPAGAGAAAPDSPDAWRKLAEDELRAALKQAPDRMQLYVSLARSLMDSQRWEEAGAVLKEALRVNYRVPALHYLLGELYERQGNEAAAIGAYRRALEIDPTYRPASERLERLRRAAP; translated from the coding sequence GTCCGCGCGCAGGCCGAGCCTTTGCCTTCTGCGCCGGCCGCCGCCCGGCGGTGGATCGACTCCGCTCTGGAAGACCTGGCGCGGGGCCGGACGGAGGCCGCAGCCGGCAAGCTCCGCCTGGCCCGCTGGACGGCCCCGGCCGACCCCGAGGCGACGATCCTGCTTGCGTGGGTCCACGCCGCACGGGAGGAGTGGCAGGAGGCGCGCTCCTTGCTGGGGGCCGTGGACGTGGAGAGCCTCCCGCCCTCCTGGAGAGCAGCCGCCCTGGGTGTCGTGGGCATGGCGCACCAGGCGCTGGGTGAAGCGGCCCGTGCGGCGCAGGCCTACGGGCAGCTTCTCGAAAGCGACCCCACCGCCGCACTGGCCCACGAAGGGCTGGGCAAGCTGGCAATGGATGCCGCCTCCGACAGCCGGACGGCTGCCGAGCTTCGTTCCTCGTGGCCGGCCGGCGCCGGCGCGGCGGCACCGGACTCCCCGGATGCATGGCGCAAGCTTGCGGAAGATGAGCTGCGAGCGGCCCTCAAGCAGGCCCCCGACCGGATGCAACTGTACGTGAGCCTGGCCCGCAGCCTGATGGATTCGCAGCGGTGGGAAGAGGCCGGCGCCGTGCTGAAGGAGGCCCTGCGCGTCAACTACCGGGTGCCGGCTCTCCATTACCTGCTGGGCGAACTCTACGAGCGCCAGGGTAACGAGGCGGCGGCCATCGGGGCCTACCGGCGTGCGCTGGAGATCGACCCCACCTACCGGCCCGCCAGCGAACGCCTCGAACGCCTGCGGCGCGCAGCGCCCTGA